The Ooceraea biroi isolate clonal line C1 chromosome 3, Obir_v5.4, whole genome shotgun sequence genome contains the following window.
atttaacggaAAATTTCTCTCCCTCATCATCGTTTAtcgcatatttttaattttcagccATCGACGAAGGAACTGTGACACAGTTGCCGGCTCAACAAAATAGTTTGTTCGagagtaattaatatatcaccACCACATTGAGCAAAAATCAATCAACGCGACATgtgtacacgcacgcacgcacgcacacagatAGGCCCGTTGCATATACGCTTCGAATGTCCCGAATTCGTGGCATCGTATAGATTGATATGACAATACTTGCGCGCATCGACATAATCGCACACGCGCGTTTACCTTGGCACGAATTTTCGACGTGCGAGATATATATACGGGTGCTCATTCATGGATAAATGTCACCGCTCGTGTACTCGAGGAACTTTACGATACGGTGGGGAAGCAAATGCCTCCCCAGCTCtaatctctttctccctcacGCGACGGATATGACGCCGaagaagttttattattacgtattcCGGATTAAAGTCCGTCGTGaaggtaaaatataattttaccttCACAAAGCAACGAAAGCCGCGAGAAGCGTGTCATGTGCCGTGGAATATTAATTGTGACCTACTATCGTTCTTATCGCGAGCAGATAATATTCGCCATTTATACTAATCGTGAAGCTTTTCCAATActatatctaataataaacGCGTCTGCAACGAATTTGTCGAAGGACAAATCGAAGGAGAATGTTTCACCAGAGCCTAATTTTAGTGAAAGCTTAGCTTCTTTCACAATTGCATTCTTATAATTCTTGTTTTACTTGAGCGTAACTTATTAGAATTCAATTCGGAGTCTTTTCATCAGGATTTACCGAAGGACTATGCGCATATATCTGTCCACGTAAAAATCCAATATCCGGTAGACGTTGGCTGGCTCGTTTCCGAGGCACGTCTGGTGTCCAAACCAGCCGAAGTACAAATATGGTAGAATGATTTCATTGTCGTCGCGTTACGAACCACGTGGCACCGACACGTCCCATCCGCGCGGATTGCCTTTGATGTCCtgtcgcacgcgcgtgcaGGTGCGATCGTCTTCCTGCCTGATTATGCGTGGCCGATTCGCATGACGACCTCGCTCAGTCAACCGAGGTATCGTCGTGAGGCTTTCGTAATGTTCAACTGTGTTGGCCGAGCAATTAATTTGCAGTCGCCTTTGAGATATCGACTTTTCACGGATATCAAACATTAGCAACGAGAAAAGTTCTTTTTATCAGATGACACTGCATGATTTATGATGTTCGGGGAAGCGAAAATTCaggcataattaattatcgaaattcCTCTGTCGGACTAGCAATCCAATAGCAAATTTCGAGTTTCTCGCCTCTGACCGCTTTTatctattaaatatgtatatataactatatattatacatacacgtataaaTTTTCCTTTTGTGTAATCCGCAGCGCACGCAGGATGGACGCATCGCGATGGAAATAAGCGATCAATCGGCATAGTAGGCGACCCTGGGTCGTCCCGATTGACCAGCTGACATCTCTCGCGATCGTCCCCGAGTAAGAGAAACCGTTCACGATGGCCACGACGGCGTCGACAGAGAAGATGGACACGGAGAAGGACCTGCCGAAGAAAAAGTTTATCAACACGAATCTGATTTCGCTGAAATGTCTTCTGTTCGTCTTTTTCGGAGGTAGGCATCGATTAAACAGTTGCTTTGATCATCGGATCTTCGAATCTTTAACGCGATTTGCGGTTGTTCCTCCTTAGGCATCGGTTGTCTCTTCCCGTTTCTTCCGCTGCACATGAAAAAGGTAGGACTGAGCATCGAAAACATCAGATTCGTGTCGATGGTTTCGCCAGCGATAGCGATACTGGGGCCGCTGATAGCAGCACCAATTGCCGATAAACTCGCCGGTCGCCAGAGTAATAATGACAAATCATCAACCGGTCGCTACCTCCGCGTGATGATCGCCGTTGCCTGCATCTTCTCGGCGCTCTTCTACTCGCTACTGCTGCTGGTGCCCACGGTAGACCGCGCATTGCCATCAGGCGGGAAGGGTCCAGGTCTGAAGTTCAACTGCGATCGACGTGGAGCGATGGTACGATTAAAGACAATTGCGATTATTACGATAAAGCTCCGcgaaatgcaaaattgaattCACGGATACAAAACGAAGCAAAACTTCAGAGAAGATGAAAAGGAAATGTATGAGGAATATTttagttatatataaaatttatatttatatataaaattggatCCTGTTAAATgaacgaaacatttttttatttattaatataatttaataattaagatattatttctcttatcTTTAACTGAACAGTATCGAGTTGTAAAGGCGAAAACGCGTGTTCCTATAGATACGGCAAGAGAGATGCGAGGACCGCTTCGGCTGCCATCGCTGGGCTAACGACGAGAGCGCGATAGGCACTATGCTGTTGGAGAACTGTAACTACGCTTGTTACCCGACCGGCTCGCGACGGTGGCAGAAAGAACTTAACGCGGGCACGACGACATTCCGAAGCGCCGATATCGAAGTCGACTTTTTCGATGGTAGCGGTGAAACTACTGTCGCGCCACTGGACAGTGAACTCTACGCGCAGGTAAAATGCTCTTATAGATccaatatttcgatttttcaaatttgtaaaACGCACGATTGCACAAGTTATAATTCTTATAGGACGATCATGATGAGGCAAAGAAAACTCGCCGTTACGTCATGGCTGAGAATGAGCCGCCACATCTGTGCTTCAAGGATGAAGATGAAGTCGTCTGTCACGTTTACACGGAATACTCCGGCAATCTGCCGGTGAACGGTAGCCTCGGGCAGGCGTTGAATCCCGAGAACGAGGAGGAATGGTGCGCGTACCCCATGACCGATTACTTCGCCTGTCGTATACCGTCCGAGTTGGAAGCCAGAATGGCCGCATTCAATCAGAGTTGTTCCATAGAATGTGATCTGGTCGATCCATACCTTCCAGGTAATGATACGCTGGACAGCGTAGAACAGAAATCCTTTATACCAATAACGTGCCATTTCAGGCAGCCTGCTGGCGGAAAGTCAGTGCCAGCGTACCGGAGATTGGGCGAAAGCAGCGTTCTGGATGTACCTGTTCGTGCGTTCGGTCGCGGATATCTTCCCGACGACCGCTGTGGCCCTGATCAACGCGGCAGTGGTGATCGCGACTAGGGAAACGTCATGTGGTCGCGGCGACGTAGGCCGTCAATTGGCCTTTGGCTCCCTCGGGTTTGCCCTGCTCGGACCACTCAGCGGCTATCTCAGCACTCTAACGAACGACATCGGTCCGGCATACTGGTTGCCACTTGTTTTGCACGCTGCGCTGATGATTCTCTCAGCAATCGTTGCTCTGTCGGCGAACGGAATGCCGCTCAGTCCGCCCGAATGGTGGTGGCACACGAGGAGCGGCATGCTCGCGCTACCGATGAGCGCGGTCAAGAGGTACGGCTGCGAAACCGCCGCTCTGATCTTCGTCCTGCTAGTCATGGGGACCTTCTGGAGCGCGATGGACACCTACCTATCTTTGTAAGAATTCATTAAAATCCCAGGATACTTTgggataaataaattgatcctttattattgcaataatgCATTCGTTCGTATGAAATACCAGCAATTTCTCTTCCCAACGCAGGCATCTGCAAAGACTAGGGGGCGACGAACTTCTCGTCGGTGTCGCGATGACCGTCGGAGCGATACCGGCGGTTCTGTTCCTCTGGAAGTCGGAACATCTCGTAGACTACTGTGGACACAGTAACCTTCTTATCACTGCCTTCACGGTGTACATAATCAGGTAGGTAAGTTCTCCGATAATCGCGTAACATGGTTGCCGCGTAAAGCTGTAGGAAAATGTTATTGttatcatttctttctttcaaaaaTTGAATACAATCGATCTGAATTTAACCAGGTTCACCGGACTGACTCTTGTGTGGGGGCCTTGGTGGTCCCTAATCTCGGAGGCTTTAGAAGTATTTACCTTAGGAATAATGTGGGTTACTGCCATTCTCTATCTGAGACACTTGGTACCGCGTCATTTGACTGTGACTGCCCAAGCACTGCCTGTGATAGCTCACTTTTGTATCGGTACGTTCGCGTTGTCGACGTCGCAGTGGAACGATCAATAAGTTTAAATTATTGACTTCTCTATCCGATGCGCAGGCCGGTGCTTCGGAGCCATTATTGGTATCATCAATGTCGGCGATCATCATGACATGATACACTCGGTGAGATTCGTGTATCATTGTATGGCAGTAGCGGCAGCTATCGTTGCCgctctgtattttgtattgtaCCACGGTCTACTGAAGCCGAGATGTCACGCACACACCATTCAGGGCCCTCGTCATCCTCCCACAATTGTGCAAGGTGAGTGACTTTTAATACAAACGTGTGCTAATCGAGGTTTTGCGCCTCATCTAACAAACGACGTGATGATTTTGATCTTTGCAAGCTGCCATAAGAGACTACGAATTGAGTAAGTGATCGAACACGTTCGAAATTTTCTACTTCACATTCTCCGGAATCTACATACCTTGTGTGTTGTACAAAATAATGTCTTCTCTAATATGGAAATTTTCGGAATTGCCTTCTCTGATTTTGCGATTACTCCAAGTTCATCGCGATCGGAAAAGACTAGTTCTGCGCATTTCCTCGAAATATTCTCCCCTCTGCATGCACCATAAGGAACTGTGTTCGTCAGTTACTTTAAAGCGCgttatatttgcaatttttatcgtcttcataattttttaaataattttacaaacagCGATGAATGGAAACGGAAATTACACGCCACTGAGGGTGTACCATAACGGAATGGGCAGAAAAGGTCAATTTCGATACTGAGACGTTATCTG
Protein-coding sequences here:
- the LOC105278708 gene encoding uncharacterized protein LOC105278708 isoform X2; amino-acid sequence: MATTASTEKMDTEKDLPKKKFINTNLISLKCLLFVFFGGIGCLFPFLPLHMKKVGLSIENIRFVSMVSPAIAILGPLIAAPIADKLAGRQSNNDKSSTGRYLRVMIAVACIFSALFYSLLLLVPTVDRALPSGGKGPGLKFNCDRRGAMIRQERCEDRFGCHRWANDESAIGTMLLENCNYACYPTGSRRWQKELNAGTTTFRSADIEVDFFDGSGETTVAPLDSELYAQDDHDEAKKTRRYVMAENEPPHLCFKDEDEVVCHVYTEYSGNLPVNGSLGQALNPENEEEWCAYPMTDYFACRIPSELEARMAAFNQSCSIECDLVDPYLPGSLLAESQCQRTGDWAKAAFWMYLFVRSVADIFPTTAVALINAAVVIATRETSCGRGDVGRQLAFGSLGFALLGPLSGYLSTLTNDIGPAYWLPLVLHAALMILSAIVALSANGMPLSPPEWWWHTRSGMLALPMSAVKRYGCETAALIFVLLVMGTFWSAMDTYLSLHLQRLGGDELLVGVAMTVGAIPAVLFLWKSEHLVDYCGHSNLLITAFTVYIIRFTGLTLVWGPWWSLISEALEVFTLGIMWVTAILYLRHLVPRHLTVTAQALPVIAHFCIGRCFGAIIGIINVGDHHDMIHSVRFVYHCMAVAAAIVAALYFVLYHGLLKPRCHAHTIQGPRHPPTIVQAMNGNGNYTPLRVYHNGMGRKGQFRY
- the LOC105278708 gene encoding uncharacterized protein LOC105278708 isoform X1 — encoded protein: MATTASTEKMDTEKDLPKKKFINTNLISLKCLLFVFFGGIGCLFPFLPLHMKKVGLSIENIRFVSMVSPAIAILGPLIAAPIADKLAGRQSNNDKSSTGRYLRVMIAVACIFSALFYSLLLLVPTVDRALPSGGKGPGLKFNCDRRGAMIRQERCEDRFGCHRWANDESAIGTMLLENCNYACYPTGSRRWQKELNAGTTTFRSADIEVDFFDGSGETTVAPLDSELYAQDDHDEAKKTRRYVMAENEPPHLCFKDEDEVVCHVYTEYSGNLPVNGSLGQALNPENEEEWCAYPMTDYFACRIPSELEARMAAFNQSCSIECDLVDPYLPGSLLAESQCQRTGDWAKAAFWMYLFVRSVADIFPTTAVALINAAVVIATRETSCGRGDVGRQLAFGSLGFALLGPLSGYLSTLTNDIGPAYWLPLVLHAALMILSAIVALSANGMPLSPPEWWWHTRSGMLALPMSAVKRYGCETAALIFVLLVMGTFWSAMDTYLSLHLQRLGGDELLVGVAMTVGAIPAVLFLWKSEHLVDYCGHSNLLITAFTVYIIRFTGLTLVWGPWWSLISEALEVFTLGIMWVTAILYLRHLVPRHLTVTAQALPVIAHFCIGRCFGAIIGIINVGDHHDMIHSVRFVYHCMAVAAAIVAALYFVLYHGLLKPRCHAHTIQGPRHPPTIVQAAIRDYELTMNGNGNYTPLRVYHNGMGRKGQFRY